Within the Bacteroidia bacterium genome, the region AGTTTTCCAAACTCCTCCGCCAGTACTTCCCATATAGAAGGTATAGGGTTTAGCGGGAACTCCAGAGACGGCTGTCGAACGTCCCCCGCGATAGGGGCCGACAAATCTGTACTCCATTTTTGAGAGAAAAGAATCAACTCGCGTAGAGGATTCAGCTTGCTGGCCATAGGTAGGGAAATAGCCCAACAGGCAAATAGAAAGGAATAGGTAGGATAGTAGTTTCATAGATTTCGATCTTCTAGGCCGAAATTAGCTAATTTTAGGAGAATTAATGATGCCCTGGCCCAAGAGTTTGGAAGCTCAACACATTTCAGCCTATAGAAAAATAGCAAATGCAGGAATATTGGCATAATGTTGAAATTGCTGTATTTTGCTGAGGTATTGCTCAACGCAAAGGACTACTACTATAAAACCTTTGCGCGGATAAGAAACATCAAATGGAAAAATCTACGCAAGGCCATGCGAAAATACATGCGGAGCTGAGCCGGGATATGGGTCTAAGTACGATCCTGGCAATTGGAGTGGGAACGATGATCGCGGCAGGAATATTTACCCTCTCTGGATTGGCTATACGCAATGTGGGATCAGCAGCCATCCTTTCCTTTTTTCTGGCAGCTATTGTTGCCGTTTTTACAGCTCTAACTTATTGTGAATTTGTATCCATATACCCCAATTCGGGAGAAGGATATTTATATGCAAGAAAAACCTATCCAGCTCCTCTCGCCTATTTTGTGGGCTGGGCCCTGGTTTTGGGATATTGTTCTTCCTGCGCTTTTTACATTGCCAGTCTTGCTTCTTATTTTAATGAATTTATCTGGCATCCACCGATAGAGACCCTATTCGGACTTATTTGTCTGGCGATTCTCACCTTACTAAATATAAAAGGGACAGAGGAAAGCGGGCGATTCCAGATCATCGTCACCGTGGGCAAAGTCTTGCTGCTTTTGTGGTTTGTATTTGGAGGATTGAGTGAAGTAAGTGTAGACAGGTTTATCGAGAAATTCAGTACAGATATTGTTGATATCAGTGGGACTGCAGCATTGGTATTTATCACCTTTTTTGGGTTTTCGGCGATTGCGGCTACTGCGGGAGAAGTAAAGAATCCTGTCAAGAATATCCCCAAAGCTATATTCCTGTCTATGGGCATCGTGACAGCTTTATATGTATTAGTGGTTTTAGTAGTGGAAGTGGCAGATTTGGAGGAATATACAGAAGCCGCAATGGGAATTGCTGCGAAAAAGTACCTGGGTGAGATTGGAGGAACAGTAATTGTTTTAGGGGGAATTTTCTCCATGGTTTCAGCCTCAAATGCCTCTATTATGGCAGGTTCGCGAGTAACCATGGCCATGAGTCAATTGGGACATTTTCCCAGTGCATTTGGAGCAATCAGTTCGAGGACCAAAACGCCCATTGTTGCGGTGATGTTGGTAGGAGGAACCATCATGATATTTGCCATCAGTCTATCCCTGGAAGATCTCACTCATTTCGCCAATATTGTCTTATTGCTGGTTTTGACCCTGGTAAATGCAGCCCTGATTATTCACCGGAAAAAATACCCGGATATAGAGCGTCCCTTCAAAGTCCCCTTGGTACCCCTGATCCCTATTTTAGGGATTTTCGCCAATCTTTATCTTCTCTACCAGAATGTCCAGCATCTTGCACCTTCCATGATGGCTTTAGCTAGCTTGATGTTAGGATTTTTAGGCTTCCTGGCATGGAAAGGAAGTCAGGCAGAAGAAGAGGCCATAGAAGGTGAACCTTCCAAGGTAGCTATGGGACGTTATGCAACTAAAGAAGCCAAATTTAGAATACTGGTTCCCCTTTCCAATCCACGAACGGTTGAACCCCTTATAGATTTAGCCGCAGGAATAGGAAAAGACCGAGAAGCCGAAATTGTAGCTTTACGGGTAGCACTTATCCCGGATCAAGCCATCCCCGATGATGAGGAAGTATATGTACAGAAGGAGCAAGCGATACTTGATTTGGCACACAAAACTGCCCATAGCTATAACATGCCTATTACCTCCTTACTCAGGATAGGACATAATGCAGCCAGAGCCATTTTGGAAACAGCCAGAGAACAACATTGTGATCTCATTTTGATGGGATGGAAAGGCTATAGTACCAAAGCCCAGATGATGTTGGGAGAAGTTACTGAAGCGGTCATCAATAATGCAAAAACAGACATCATGCTGGTAAAGCTGTCTGGAAAACGCGATTTGAAAAAATTCCTTCTTCCAAGTGCTGGAGGACAGCATGCCAAGCTGGCGAGTTCCTATGTGGCTTCCATCGTGAAAGAGTCAGGAGGATCTCTAACCCTGGGAGGAGTTGTTTCACCCGGCTCGGATACAGATGAAATCAGTGAAAGACTGGGGGCTTCGATAGCCGAGATCATGGATAAAGATCAGATCAATCTGGATACCATGATTATTGAGCATAATGATGTTGCAGAAGGAATTATTGGAGCTGCTGAGGATTATGATGCTGTGGTTGTAGGTGCTGCCGGAGCGGGTTATTTCCAGCAAATCCTGTTTGGAAGTATTCCGGAAACCATTGCAAAAGGAACAGATAAGACGGTAATTCTGGTCAAACAATACGATCGGGTCAAGTCTCTGATAGAAAGGATCATGGGCTAATTGAGGAAATCCCTCGGAATCCGTATCTTTTCATTGGAAAGCATTTAACTTTCCTCACTACATGCTACGAACTACTACATATTTCTTCCTGCTTTGGCTGGTAATTGGGCTTGCCTGTAGTCCAGCTGAACAAAAGGTTTATACATTTCGCATTGGTCATGTGGCCAATGAAGACCATACCTGGCATCAATCCTTCCTCTACTTAAAGAAAATTCTCCATGAACGGACAAATGGTCGAATTAAAGTAGAAGTCTATCCCGCAGAGCAATTGGGCAAAGAGATAGAGGTCATCAGAAGTATACAGGCGGGCATCGTGGAAATGACTGTAACTGCTGGCACCTTACAGAACTGGACAGAAATGGCCGGATTTTGTGAGACGCCCTTTCTGCTAAAGGATTCCACCCATTTACATAGAGTCGCAGATGGCCCTATCGGCAAAAGAATAGAGGCCGACATCCTGGAACATACCGCAATGCGCCCCCTTGCCTATTTTGAGAGAGGTGCCAGACATCTTACCTCCAATCGCCCCATTCGCCATCCTGATGAATTGAAAGGAATAATCCTCCGAACCCCCAATGTTCCTTCTTATATCACGGCCTGGGAAGCCTTGGGAGCCAAACCAACCCCTATGGCTTTTTCCGAAGTATTTACCTCTCTGCAACAGGGAACCATCGAAGCGCAGGAAAATCCATTTGCCATGATCCGAAGTGCCAGTTTCGCGGAAGTTCAGGATTATCTCAATTTGACCGGCCATTTGATCAGTTGGGTGTATATCGTAGTAGGAGAAAAGCAGTTTCAGGCCTTACCTGATGATCTTCAGCAAGAGTTCTCCCAGGCAGCCAAAGATATGCAAGCTTATGAGCATAGCATGTTTCTGAGAAACGAAGAGATGATCAAAGCAGAGTTGAAAGAGAAAGGCATGGAATTCATAGAAGTTGATAAGCAAGCGTTCAGCGGAGGAAGCTCCAAAGCCCTTTACGAAAGACTTTCTCCCGAAATGCAAAAGATTTATAAAGAAATAGAAGCCCTGAGTCCATGAAAAGAACCAACAAAATCATAGGTAAAATCCTGAAATACGGGACTCTGCTTAGCACTTTTGCCTTGATAGGGACTGTATTGCTCCAGATTTTTGCACGCTTCTTTTTAGAAAGTGCTCCATCCTGGACAGAGGAAGCCTCGCGCTTTCTCTTCATCTATGCTATAAGTTTCGCCGCAGGTCTTGCGATGAAGCAAAACTACTATGTCCACCTTGATCTGATCTTTAACAAACTTTCACTCAAAGGTCAAAAGTGGTTGGAATTCCTCATATCGGCTTTGATTGTTTTGCTCTTTGGCATTTTTACCTTCTATGCCATTCAGTTTATCCAATTGGGCCATGCCGAAAAGTCTCCCAGCATGGCCATTCGCATGTCTTTTGCCTTCGGGAGTATGTTTATTATGGGAGCCTCCATCACCTATTTTGCCTGGATTGAAACCCAAAAAGCCTTAAAGAACCTACGCGCATGATACTTGCTCTGATTCTCGTATTCATCATCTGCCTGATTCTCCGCTTTCCTATTGCTTTTTCGCTAGGGCTGGCTTGTTTGGTTTATGTATTGATGAAAGGTCTGCCTTTACTCATCGTCCCCTTAAAGATGTATTCGGGTATAGATGTTTTTGTCCTCCTTAGTATTCCCGGCTTTATTCTAGCGGGAAATCTGATGAATCATGGAGGTTTGACCGAAAAAATCATCCACTTCTGCAATCATTTATTAGGGCACATTCGAGGGGGTCTGGCTTTGGCTAATATTGGAGCTTCTATGCTTTTTGCAGGAATTTCCGGAACCGCTGTAGCTGATACGGCCAGTATAGGTTCTGTGATGATCCCAGCCATGAAGAAAGAAGGATATAAAGTAGATTTTGCCTGTGCCGTTACGGCTTCTTCTTCCACAGTCGGTCCCATCATTCCTCCCAGTGTTCCCATGATTATAGCAGCCACCTTAAGTGGCCTTTCAGTTGGGCGTCTTTTCCTGGCAGGAGCTATACCAGGATTTATGCTGGGAATTGGGTTGATGCTGGTTGCTTATATTATTTCTGTAAAGGAAAATTATCCCAAACTGCAAAGAAGCACCCTCAAACAAATTGGAAAAGGCTTTATCGATACCTTTTGGGCCTTGTTGATGACCTTCATAATCTTATTTGGGATCATTGGAGGAGTATTCACCCCTACAGAAGCTTCGATCATTGCCGTGGTATATGCCCTCTTGGTTGGGGCCTTTGTCTATCGAAAACTTACCCTTAGGAATATTCCAGTGATTATCCTTGATTCGATGAAGACCTCCGCTTCCCTCATGGTCCTGGTCGGCTTTGCCAATCTTTTTGGATGGATACTCATTACCGAACGCTTACCCCAGGCAATTTCTGAAGGCATTCTGGACTTCACGCAAAATAAATACCTGGTTCTCCTCCTGATCAATTTACTGCTCATTTTTGTGGGAACCTTTATGGAGACCATTGCAGCTTTATTAATCCTCTTTCCCATTCTACTGAAGGTAGCGGTAACGGTTGGGGTAGATCCTATCCAATTTGCTGTGATTGCTGTATTAAATCTCATGATCGGTCTTACAACTCCTCCAGTGGGTGTTTGTCTTTTTGTTTCCTCTAGCATTGGAAAAATCTCCATTGGAGAGGTCAGCAGAGCTGGATTTCCCTTCTTCTTACTCAGTTTGGGGGTACTTGCTTTGGTAACCCTCATTCCGGAACTCTCATTATTCCTCCCGGGACTGTTTTTGGATTAGGAGAAATACTAGTTTTGGGCATGGAGAAAAAATATTTCATTCAAAAGGCTCCTTTTGTAGTTCCAACCACGGATGGGAAACTGATAGAAGAACATCATGGAAAGGCGACAACTGGAAATTCTCAAATAAGTATCGCTCATATGGTCGCTCCTCCAGGATGGAACGAACCTTTCCAAACCCCTGAATTTGATGAATACACCTACATCATCAGAGGTAAAAAGCAATTCATTATAGAAGGAGAAACCCTCATTTTGGAAGCGGGACAATCTATTAAAATTGAGAAAAACACACGAATCCAGTATTCCAATCCATTTGATCAGGAATGCGAATACCTGGCCGTTTGTTTACCTGCATTTTCTATGGATTTGGTACACCGAGAAGAGGAGTAAATGAGTATTCTCCTGATCTGTAATCATAAAGATCCCGCTCCCTGGGCAGAAGCTTTACAAAAACAGCTCCCCTCAGAACGGATAGAAATCTATCCAGAGATAGAGGATGCGAGTTCTGTAGAATTTATTCTTTCTTGGAAAGCGGAAGCAGGGATATTCGATCAATTCCCAAACCTCAGAGCTGTCCAATCATTGGGCGCATCAGTCAGTCACATTCTGGATCATCAGGACTTAGCTCCCCAAATTCAAATAGCACGAATTGTAGATGAGCGGCTTTCACAGGATATGTGGGAATATGTTCTGGCGGTAGTAATGGCTCACCTGAAAAGACTGGATAGGTATCAGGAATTAGAAAAGGAGAAAAAATGGCATCCCCTCCCCTACAAGAGCATCAGAGATATTCACATCTCATTTTTAGGATTGGGAAAAATTGGAGCCTTTGTAGCAGATAAATTTTCCCACTTGGGATTCAAGGTCTCAGGCTGGTCTAGGACTAAAAAGGAACTCGAAGGAATCAAGACTTTCGAAGGCGAGAAAGGCCTGATCCAAATGCTAGAGAGATCTGATATACTCGTCAATCTATTGCCCCACACAGCTGAAACTCAAGCTCTGATAAACGAAGCCTTTTTAGAACGCTTGCCCAAAGGTGCCTATCTGATAAACGCAGGAAGAGGAGAGACATTGGTTGAAGAGGATTTGCTGAAAGTACTGGATAAGGGACTTCTTTCCGCTGCCTACCTGGACGTTTTTCAGCAAGAACCTTTAGCAATAGATCATCCCTTCTGGCAACATCCCAAGATTAGAATCAGTCCACATATTGCCAGTATCACAAATATCGAATCTGCAAGCCAGCAAATCGTTCAGAATTATCGGCGATTAAAATCGGGAGAAGCTTTACTACATAGTGTTTCACCTCAAAATGGATATTGATGCCTCGAAAGACCTTTCCTACTTCCTACTGGACTTTCTTTTGCAATCCTCGTATTTGGGAAATAGACCATCATTTGGCTTCGAATCCCAAAGAAGGGAATTATCGGATTTCCCCCTATCAAAAATCATGGTTTGAAGTCGGGCAATTGGGAGTTATTCGAGTGGGCGTAGATCATAGAAACCGGAAGGAGCTGGCAGGAAAACCCAAAGTAAAGCCAGGGGTTTATGCAATTATTGAAGTAATATCAGGACCCTTTATCGCCCTTTCGGATCATCCCGAATTTTACCTAAACAATCACGCCAAAGCCAGTATCGCTTCTCCTCGTATTCGTTATCGAATGCTCAAAAATCTACTTAAGAAGCCCCTGCTCTTCTCTGATTTACAAGAAGACGAACTCATACAGGAAGATCCCTATCTCGTAAAAGGTTTTCAGGGCGCTTCTATGCCCTTGCATCCCTTGAGTTTCAGAAGGATTCTTGAGTTGGCAGATGTAGGCGAAATGGAAATGTAATTACATTAATACGTAATTATTCAAGTTTTGAAGGAGAAATAGGCTGAAAGCAGATTTTTCCCTAATTTCTATGTACCATTTTGTCTAACTCAACTACTACTATATATGAAATCCTCAAAGAAGGTAAATCGCAGGAAATTTATCAAAACCACAGCTGCAGGGGCAGCGAGTTTTAGTATTATTCCCAGTCATGTCCTGGCAGGTTCGGGGAAAATTGCTCCTTCCGATCGTATCCATGTGGCAAATATTGGCTGTGGGACACAAGGGCTTCGAGAGATGTCTGACATTCTAGAAAATGAGAAAGTTCAATTGACCGCCGTTTGCGATCCCAACAAGTTTTCGGAGAATTATCTGGACTGGTCACCTGCTGGCCTAAAAGCCGGAATCAGAAAAACCCTGGGGGACAAAAGCTGGGGAGAGAATTTCAAAGGAATTGCTGGTGGAAGAGATGTTGCCAAAGATTATGTAGATAAGTATTATCAAAAAAACAGTCCCAATCCCGGCAAAAAATATAAAGGCTGTACAGCATATGAAGACTTTAGGGAATTGCTGGAAAAAGAAAAGGATCTGGATGCAATCAAGATCATGACTCCTGATCATTTGCATGCGACCATTGCACTTGCAGCCCTTGATGCAGGCAAACATGTGATCACACATAAACCTATAGCCAATCGACTGAAAGAAGCTCGTCTGGTTTTTGATAAAGTCCGGGAAACCAAGCTAAAAACTCATTTGATGGCCTGGGATGAAAAGTATGAATATGGATTGATCCGCCAATGGTTGAAAGATGGAGTTATTGGTGAATTAAAAGAGATTCACAATTGGTCGGTAAGACCTGTTTGGCCTCAATTTCCGAAAGCCCCTGAAGGCGATATGCCTATCCCTAAAGATTTCAATTGGGATCTATGGTTAGGACCGGTTCCCCATCGCCCTTACCACAAGGACTGGACCCATAATGTCTTCCGAGGATGGTTTGACTTTGGAGGCGGGAGTTTTGCAGATATGGGACATTATAGCCTTTTCCCTTTGTTCCAACAGCTTGACATACGCAAGCCGGCCATCAGTGCTAAAGCCTATGGAAATGCCCAGACAACTTCTGTAAATGGTGTCTGCCGAAGGATCAATAATAAATCTGCTTATCCCCTGGCTTGCATGTTCAAATTGCGCATGCCCGAGCAGGAATGGTTACCCTCCTTTGATTTGTTCTGGTATGATGGAGGGATGAAGCCTTTTGAGTCAGATGAGCTGGAAGCGGAAGGAGTTAGTTTTGATAGAGAGGGCTTGATGTTTGTGGGGACCAAAGGAACGATACTCGCTGGATTTGAAGGAGCCAATCCCCGTATTTTATCCAAAGCCAATTCTGATGCGTACAGCGGCAAGAAGAAAATTGAAAAGTACCAATCAGAAAGACGTTCGGATACATGGGCTCGCGCTATCATCAGTGGCAATGAATCCCCCGGAAGTTTTCTGGAAGCAGAGTGCATCACCGAAACCATCAATTTGGCTACTGTCGCACTCCGGGTCGGAAAGAAAGTGGAGTATGATTCAGCAAATATGAAAATCACCAATAGCAATCTGGCAAACAAATACCTCACAAGAGAGTATCGCGAGGGTTGGGAATTGGGGTGATAAGGATATAAGAGGATATATAGGATATATAGGATATATAGAACACCATGGGGCAGCTCATGAGCTGCCCCTACCATTACATAATTTGAAAACACAATGAAACACAACAGAAAGCACATTCGTTGGCGAAGCTGGGACTATTCTTCATGCGGAGCCTATTTTGTCACAATCTGTACAGAGAAGAGAGAAAGGTACTTTGGTGAAATAAAGACCGGTCTGCTAAATTTAGACCTTGAAGATCCATTATCTTACCTAAATGCTAAGCTGATTGCTGTAAAAGCTTTCGAATTCTGGAAAGAAATTCCTCTACATTACAAATTTGTGCAAGCGGATTGTCTAGTAATTATGCCAGACCACATCCATGGTATTTTATATTTAGATCTTCCCTATAAAACTGAATGGAAATCCAATTCATTTGGGCCTCAAAGAAAAAATTTGCCTGACATAATTAGAGCTTATAAAGGAGCTGTTACTAAATGGGCAAATGAAAATCTTCATGCATTTAAATGGCAAAGAAGTTACTATGATCGTGTAATCCGTAATGAAGAAGAATACCACAGGATCAAGAGTTATATTTCTGAAAATCCTAACCGATGGTGTAAGGGCAGCTCATGAGCTGCCCCATATAAGTTACCATAGGCAAAAAGCCCCAATCAATGATTTAGGCTTTTTGTTTAATCTTTCTTCGCCGGCGTATTATAAGGTGGCACCTTTATTACTGGTGTAGGATTTCTATCCAGCATTTTCAATACTTCCTGTACAGCTCGTTCCAATTGCGGATCACGGTCTTCAGATAGGGCTTTGGCATCTTGCCTAACAGCTATATCTGGAGCGATGCCTTCATTTTCACCGATAAACTTCTTATTGATCGGGTCAAATACTGCATTATCAGGAGAAGTCAGGGCTCCTCCATCCACAAGCGCATAATGTACTGAGGATTTCACCAAACCTCCCCAGGTGGTTGCACCGATCAGGGGACCGGCTTGTTGCTGGCGGAATACCCAGGGGAAGAAGTCTCCACCGGATCCGGCCATTTCATTTACCAAAAGTACTTTTGGCCCCAGGATACCTGCGGGTAAACGGAAAGGCTTTCCATTGGGAACTTCATTGGTGATACCTGCACGCAAAGAACGAGTCATCAAGTCAACCATATAGTCATCCAGAAGTCCTCCTCCATTGAAACGCTCATCTATTACAGCCCCTTCTTTATCCTGCTGGGCAAAGAAATAACGGTTGAAAGATACAAATCCGGGACCTCCGGTATTTGGCACCCAGATATATGCGAGGCGACCCCCAGAGAGTTCGTCTACCCTCCTACGATTATCTTCTACCCAGGCACGCTGACGGAGGGCATTTTCATTTCTGATCGGCTCTACCGTCTCTTTCCACGAACCTTCAAATTCAGGCTTATCATTGAGGTGTAAAACAGTCTGATTACCTGCTGTACCATCCAATAATTCGAAGGGATCCATCGCAGTTGTTAATTCCTTGCCATTTACTCCAACCAGGAAGTTTCCTTCTTTCACTTTCATCCCCGGACGATCCAGAGGACTGGAAAGATTGGGGTTCCAGCTTTCGGTGGTAAATATTCGGCTAATCTTCCATCTTCCTTTCTCTGCTTCGAAATCTGCTCCCAACATACCTACTTCAGAACGATCCACATCAGGGAAATCTCCCCCAAATACAAAACTATGTCCTACAGAGAGTTCTCCATTGACCTGATCCAGGATGTAACTCAGATCCGAACGGTGGCGAATATGTTCTACCAATGGTGCATATCTTTCATAGACCTTATTCCAATCTCTACCATGCATATTAGGATCATAGAAATAATCCCTTTCATAGCGCCAGGCCTCCTCAAACATTTGCTTCCATTCTTCTGGTCTTTTCAATTTCATTTTCAATTTAACAGAAACCGGCTTGGCTCCTTTTCCACTAGGACCCGCAGCTGATGCAATTTTCCAGGAAGGTCCGGATTGAATCAGGATTTTCTTATGGTCTGCAGATACGGTGAACTGACGTACCCTGGAGCTAAATTCTTTGGCTTTGCGATCCTTTAAGGTGAATTTATGCAAAGTAGCTCCTGGAGTTCCTTGCTTGAACTCTGCAATGAATACACTTCCGGCTGGTCCACTTTCCATTGCGCGATAATTGGCCACTGGAATTGGCATCGCTATAGTTCGGCGGTCTAATCGATCATAATCGATTTTTAGTCCTTCATCTTTCTTTTCCTTTTTTTCCTCCGCTTTATCTTCTTTCTTTTTATCGCCTTCCTTCTCTTCTTTCATTTCTTCTCCTTCTTTTTTCTCTTCCTTGACTTCCTCTTCATCACTTCTTGGGATAAAAGGAGAGTCCTGATCGTCTGCAAGCACAATCACATAGGCCGCATAGCGGGGACGAGCCTGCATAGCACTGGTATTTGCCCAACCAGAACCCAAAGCCAAATCAGTACTTGCGAGAAAGTAGAAATGCTTTTTATCCTGATCCCAGGCTGGAGAAAAGGAATCTGCAAACTTATTTGTCAGGGCCTTATTTGTATTCGTTTCGCTATCCCAAACAATGATTTGGCGGAAGTTGTTGCTTCCTGATTTTACATAGGCCAATTTCTTTGAATCGGGTGCCCAACTTAAAGCAGTACGTCCTCTATCCAGATTATTTCCTCCGACATCTACGGTTTTTACACTACCGCTTTCCAATTCCAGTACACGAATTCTCACATCATCATCGACAAACGCGATATGTTTGCCATCCGGTGACCAAGTTGGATTCCAGGCCAGTTTAGACTCCCCGATTGGAATTTTCCTGGAAGGCTTGGACAAACCATCCTGGTCCGCCAAATAGAGGGCGTATCCTTCTCCATCTGAATCGGAGAACCAGGCAATTTTATCCCCCTTTGGAGACCAAAGTGGATTTCTATCAGCGGCATCTGAACTTTGGGTAATATTTCGGGAATCTCCATGCTCAATAGGTACGGTAAAAATCTCACCGCGAGCCTCCATCAGTGCCCGTTTTCCAGTTGGTGAAAGAGACACAGATCTCGAACGGCGACTAACATCTTCCCATTTGGGTTCAGCCCAGGGGAAATCACCACTTACGGTAATACTAAGCTGGGTCGCTGCTCCACTTTCTTTATCCAGCATATGTAAGTAACCGCCTTGCTCGATAATCATTTTTCCACCTCCATATGCGAGCCATTTCACATCCGTCTCCTTGAACTTGCTGAGCTGACGGACTTCTTTGTTTTTGGTATTGTAGGCCCAGACATTCATGGTCCAGTCTCTGTCGGACAAAAAATAGATTTCATCGTCTACCCAAACAGGCTGAATATCTGTAGTCTTTTCATTAGGTAATAAAGTCTCT harbors:
- a CDS encoding TRAP transporter small permease — its product is MKRTNKIIGKILKYGTLLSTFALIGTVLLQIFARFFLESAPSWTEEASRFLFIYAISFAAGLAMKQNYYVHLDLIFNKLSLKGQKWLEFLISALIVLLFGIFTFYAIQFIQLGHAEKSPSMAIRMSFAFGSMFIMGASITYFAWIETQKALKNLRA
- a CDS encoding amino acid permease translates to MEKSTQGHAKIHAELSRDMGLSTILAIGVGTMIAAGIFTLSGLAIRNVGSAAILSFFLAAIVAVFTALTYCEFVSIYPNSGEGYLYARKTYPAPLAYFVGWALVLGYCSSCAFYIASLASYFNEFIWHPPIETLFGLICLAILTLLNIKGTEESGRFQIIVTVGKVLLLLWFVFGGLSEVSVDRFIEKFSTDIVDISGTAALVFITFFGFSAIAATAGEVKNPVKNIPKAIFLSMGIVTALYVLVVLVVEVADLEEYTEAAMGIAAKKYLGEIGGTVIVLGGIFSMVSASNASIMAGSRVTMAMSQLGHFPSAFGAISSRTKTPIVAVMLVGGTIMIFAISLSLEDLTHFANIVLLLVLTLVNAALIIHRKKYPDIERPFKVPLVPLIPILGIFANLYLLYQNVQHLAPSMMALASLMLGFLGFLAWKGSQAEEEAIEGEPSKVAMGRYATKEAKFRILVPLSNPRTVEPLIDLAAGIGKDREAEIVALRVALIPDQAIPDDEEVYVQKEQAILDLAHKTAHSYNMPITSLLRIGHNAARAILETAREQHCDLILMGWKGYSTKAQMMLGEVTEAVINNAKTDIMLVKLSGKRDLKKFLLPSAGGQHAKLASSYVASIVKESGGSLTLGGVVSPGSDTDEISERLGASIAEIMDKDQINLDTMIIEHNDVAEGIIGAAEDYDAVVVGAAGAGYFQQILFGSIPETIAKGTDKTVILVKQYDRVKSLIERIMG
- a CDS encoding glyoxylate/hydroxypyruvate reductase A, yielding MSILLICNHKDPAPWAEALQKQLPSERIEIYPEIEDASSVEFILSWKAEAGIFDQFPNLRAVQSLGASVSHILDHQDLAPQIQIARIVDERLSQDMWEYVLAVVMAHLKRLDRYQELEKEKKWHPLPYKSIRDIHISFLGLGKIGAFVADKFSHLGFKVSGWSRTKKELEGIKTFEGEKGLIQMLERSDILVNLLPHTAETQALINEAFLERLPKGAYLINAGRGETLVEEDLLKVLDKGLLSAAYLDVFQQEPLAIDHPFWQHPKIRISPHIASITNIESASQQIVQNYRRLKSGEALLHSVSPQNGY
- a CDS encoding transposase encodes the protein MKHNRKHIRWRSWDYSSCGAYFVTICTEKRERYFGEIKTGLLNLDLEDPLSYLNAKLIAVKAFEFWKEIPLHYKFVQADCLVIMPDHIHGILYLDLPYKTEWKSNSFGPQRKNLPDIIRAYKGAVTKWANENLHAFKWQRSYYDRVIRNEEEYHRIKSYISENPNRWCKGSS
- a CDS encoding Gfo/Idh/MocA family oxidoreductase; the encoded protein is MKSSKKVNRRKFIKTTAAGAASFSIIPSHVLAGSGKIAPSDRIHVANIGCGTQGLREMSDILENEKVQLTAVCDPNKFSENYLDWSPAGLKAGIRKTLGDKSWGENFKGIAGGRDVAKDYVDKYYQKNSPNPGKKYKGCTAYEDFRELLEKEKDLDAIKIMTPDHLHATIALAALDAGKHVITHKPIANRLKEARLVFDKVRETKLKTHLMAWDEKYEYGLIRQWLKDGVIGELKEIHNWSVRPVWPQFPKAPEGDMPIPKDFNWDLWLGPVPHRPYHKDWTHNVFRGWFDFGGGSFADMGHYSLFPLFQQLDIRKPAISAKAYGNAQTTSVNGVCRRINNKSAYPLACMFKLRMPEQEWLPSFDLFWYDGGMKPFESDELEAEGVSFDREGLMFVGTKGTILAGFEGANPRILSKANSDAYSGKKKIEKYQSERRSDTWARAIISGNESPGSFLEAECITETINLATVALRVGKKVEYDSANMKITNSNLANKYLTREYREGWELG
- a CDS encoding TRAP transporter substrate-binding protein codes for the protein MLRTTTYFFLLWLVIGLACSPAEQKVYTFRIGHVANEDHTWHQSFLYLKKILHERTNGRIKVEVYPAEQLGKEIEVIRSIQAGIVEMTVTAGTLQNWTEMAGFCETPFLLKDSTHLHRVADGPIGKRIEADILEHTAMRPLAYFERGARHLTSNRPIRHPDELKGIILRTPNVPSYITAWEALGAKPTPMAFSEVFTSLQQGTIEAQENPFAMIRSASFAEVQDYLNLTGHLISWVYIVVGEKQFQALPDDLQQEFSQAAKDMQAYEHSMFLRNEEMIKAELKEKGMEFIEVDKQAFSGGSSKALYERLSPEMQKIYKEIEALSP
- a CDS encoding cupin domain-containing protein, yielding MEKKYFIQKAPFVVPTTDGKLIEEHHGKATTGNSQISIAHMVAPPGWNEPFQTPEFDEYTYIIRGKKQFIIEGETLILEAGQSIKIEKNTRIQYSNPFDQECEYLAVCLPAFSMDLVHREEE
- a CDS encoding TRAP transporter large permease; this encodes MILALILVFIICLILRFPIAFSLGLACLVYVLMKGLPLLIVPLKMYSGIDVFVLLSIPGFILAGNLMNHGGLTEKIIHFCNHLLGHIRGGLALANIGASMLFAGISGTAVADTASIGSVMIPAMKKEGYKVDFACAVTASSSTVGPIIPPSVPMIIAATLSGLSVGRLFLAGAIPGFMLGIGLMLVAYIISVKENYPKLQRSTLKQIGKGFIDTFWALLMTFIILFGIIGGVFTPTEASIIAVVYALLVGAFVYRKLTLRNIPVIILDSMKTSASLMVLVGFANLFGWILITERLPQAISEGILDFTQNKYLVLLLINLLLIFVGTFMETIAALLILFPILLKVAVTVGVDPIQFAVIAVLNLMIGLTTPPVGVCLFVSSSIGKISIGEVSRAGFPFFLLSLGVLALVTLIPELSLFLPGLFLD